The Rhodothermales bacterium sequence ACATACCGGCCGTCCGGTGTGAAAGCGGGGTGCCACGGGGCCATCCGCATATCCATGGTCTTGACGACACTCAGTTCCGGCGTCTTCGTCACATCGTACACAAAAAACTTCGCGCTCAGCTCGCCGCCGACGACGAGCCGGGTGCCATCCGGCGAGAACGCGAACTGGACGAAGGCATGGATCGGGCCCTCGATGTCGTGCAGGGCGATCTCCTCCGTCTCGATGTTGTAGGTGATAAACCGGTTTTCGGACATGCTGCCGGCGAACACGAATGTACCTTGCGGATCCACCGCGAGGGCATGCGGGCGGGCAATAAACACATCGACTTCCTCGATCGACATATCTTCCCGATTCACGACACCCATCCGTTTGGGCGGATTCACGGCCGTCATCGAACGCGCCACGTACAGCGTATTTCCCGTGGGGTGGAGGGCCAGCATACCCGGCGTCTCGAACTCGGCCTGAGCGACGAGCTCGTTGGACCGGTTAAACTTCAGGATGCGATTCGCCCCGATGAGCGTCACGTACCAGAAGGAGCCGTCGGGTTCGACGACGATGTGGTGCGGTTTCGCGTTCGCGGTGAAGCCCAGCGCCGTAAGATCGACGGTGGCGACGAGTTCCAGACTTTCGCTGTCGATCACCGACACCGCGGCGCTGCTCTGGTTGCAGATGTAGACATACGCCGGCTCGAGGCGGAGTGGGGCCACGGTAAGGGCGGCCGGCTCAGCGACCGCGGGGCCACTCTGTGCACAGGCGGACACGACAAACAACGATGCCAGCACGAAGGCGCCGACCAATTGCGAAGCGAATCGGTTGATCATAAGGTCCCTGAAAGAAAGTAGTACGTTCAAGGTCAAAGGTTCAGAAACTGTTGAGATTTCCACAACCCGAGGCAAAGTCATCCCCGCGAAGGCGGGGATCCAGCCCTCAGACTGGCATTTTTCTGGGTCCCCGCCTGCGCGGGGATGACTTGCTCACTATGCAAAACGCAAATCTCAACAGTTTCTCAAGGTTCAAAGTCAAATGTAAAAGGTATTTTCCACCTTAAACAGTAGCCCTTGAACCTTGAACCTCAAACCTTACACCCCTAAATGTCTAGATCCTGCGTTTTGAGCAGGAAGAGCCCTTCGCCGATGCTTGTCACCGGGATGACGCCGCTCTTGAAGTACGGGTAGGTGCTCCAGGCGCCGCCAAAGCTAACGCCCTCTTCGTTTGGCGTCGTGTCGAAATGGCCCCATTCCACCGGGTTGGCCGGGTCCGTGATGTCCAGGATACGCAGGCCGCTGGTGTAGTTCGCCAGGTACATGTAGTTGCCCTTGACGTAGAGGTTGTGGTCGATCGACTCCGTCGAGTGCATGAACTCCTTCACGAGCTGGGGGTCGTCGAGGTCTTCGAGATCCCATACGAGCGTTCGCGTGTGCGAGACGTTACCGCCCATTTCATCCAGTTCGTCGTTCATGTAGAAGTAGCGCTGGTCGTCGGTGAACCAACCCTGGTGCGCGTATCCCACGTTCGGGTAGGTCGCGCGGGCGAGGGCGACGGTGTTCTCCTTATCCGTGACGTCGGCGATGCTAATTGCCGTTTCATTCGAGCCGACGCAAATTTCCTTGCCGCGGTGCTCGGTATCCGGACCCTGGTAGACGACGCACTGGGCATCGTGCGAGTAGCCCGTGCTGGCGCGGCCCGTGGTGGGGTCGGAGAAGCAGCCGGCGAACGTCGGGCTGGCCGGCTCGCGGATGTCGATCATGTGGAGCCCGCCGCCGCAGGTTTCGCCGCCCGAGCTGCTGCCGACGGCGTAGGCGAAGCCGGTTTCTTCGTTGATGACGATGTTGTGCGCGCTGGCGATGTTCGTATAGAGCGCATCGGGCTCAAAGGTCACGGGCATGTCAGCCGGCTTGACGTCGCGCACCTGGCGGAGGTCGAGCACCTGCATGCCATGTTCCGCCGCGCCGTCGGCGACGACAAACACGTGATCCTTGTACACCTTCATATCCCGCCAGGTACTGGCCGGCGAGTTGGCGGTCTTGGGTAGATCTCCCACAAACACCGGGTTGTGCGGATTACTGATTTCTACGATGGAAAGGCCATCCGTGCGGCCGGCGAGGACATATTCCTTGCCCGTCTCCGAGTCGGTCCACCCCCATACATCGTTCATATTCGAGCCGCGCTGGCTGCTGAGGCTTTTGATCGGCACAAACGACATCAGGTCCACTTTCTCGCAGGTGAAGATGTCGGAACTGCCTTCGGAGCAATCGACCTTGGCGCCCGTGACCGCCTCCATGCTGATCACCTCCGCATAGAAAAACGCCTTTTCTTCCCAGGCGCCGCTTTCGGAATTCCGTTCGAAGATGGTCGCGATGCCCTCGCCATTATCAGCGCCCGGCGATCCGATGGCTGCAACGGCGCCGTTGACCGCGATGGTCGACCCGAAGCCATGGCCGCTGACCGCCTGTTCGCCGCGAATTTTGGTAGCGCCCGTCCACTGCAGGTTTTCAGTGATCGCGTGCGCGTAGACGACGCCAGTGAACTGATCGGCCCCCTGGGCGCCGACGAACACCTGATCGTCGGTGATCGCTATGGACGCACCGAAGCCGAGACGCTCCGAGCTATCGAAGGGGACGAGGGTCGTGCCCAACTGCCACTCACCCGAGGCGTCATCCTTCTGGTACACATACACCGCACCCGTAAAGCCATCGATGCCCGGGGCGCCGATAAACAGATGCTGTTCCGTGATGGCGATGGCGGCTCCAAACTGGGCGTTTTCGCTCAGGCTATCGGCCTCAAGTTTCGTCTGTTCTTTCCACGAGTCGGAGGCTGAATCGTAGGCGAACACGTAGGCCGCTCCGCGCCCATTTCCTTTGACGGGCGAACCCACGACCAGGAGATCTCCTGCAGTCGCCAGGGTCAACCCGAATAGATCCCCTTCCACGGTTTCCGCGGCGGAGAACACCGAATGCTGTTGCCACGCGTTGCCCTGTTTCTTAAACGCGTATACGGCGCCAGTCTGCTTGTTGCGGCCGGCGGCCGAAGCAATCACGAAGTCGCCGGCCACGCCCAGCGCGCGCCCAAAGGCGACGCCTTCCGTAGCATCTTCGGGGGACAAGACGCCGGTTTCTTTCCACGCACTCTGCGCGTCTTTCTCGAACACATAGGCAGCGCCTGTCGTATTTGCGTAACCCGTCGCGCCAACGATCAGCATCGATCCATGGGTCGCCATGGCGCGGCCGAAGTTGTCCCCAGCCATGCCGTTGGAAGCGATGAGGCGGGACGCTTCCATCCAGGAGCCGTTCGACGAACGGGTATACCGGTAGATCTCGCCAGCGGCATTGCCACTGCGGGACGAACTGACGAACACTTCGTCCGCAGCTACGGCGACGGAGCCGCCAAATGCAGCGACGGCGGCTTCGGTGGTTTCAGACCGCATCGACTG is a genomic window containing:
- a CDS encoding choice-of-anchor B family protein; translated protein: MKNRYFLLLPLALAACFAGAAQAQSMRSETTEAAVAAFGGSVAVAADEVFVSSSRSGNAAGEIYRYTRSSNGSWMEASRLIASNGMAGDNFGRAMATHGSMLIVGATGYANTTGAAYVFEKDAQSAWKETGVLSPEDATEGVAFGRALGVAGDFVIASAAGRNKQTGAVYAFKKQGNAWQQHSVFSAAETVEGDLFGLTLATAGDLLVVGSPVKGNGRGAAYVFAYDSASDSWKEQTKLEADSLSENAQFGAAIAITEQHLFIGAPGIDGFTGAVYVYQKDDASGEWQLGTTLVPFDSSERLGFGASIAITDDQVFVGAQGADQFTGVVYAHAITENLQWTGATKIRGEQAVSGHGFGSTIAVNGAVAAIGSPGADNGEGIATIFERNSESGAWEEKAFFYAEVISMEAVTGAKVDCSEGSSDIFTCEKVDLMSFVPIKSLSSQRGSNMNDVWGWTDSETGKEYVLAGRTDGLSIVEISNPHNPVFVGDLPKTANSPASTWRDMKVYKDHVFVVADGAAEHGMQVLDLRQVRDVKPADMPVTFEPDALYTNIASAHNIVINEETGFAYAVGSSSGGETCGGGLHMIDIREPASPTFAGCFSDPTTGRASTGYSHDAQCVVYQGPDTEHRGKEICVGSNETAISIADVTDKENTVALARATYPNVGYAHQGWFTDDQRYFYMNDELDEMGGNVSHTRTLVWDLEDLDDPQLVKEFMHSTESIDHNLYVKGNYMYLANYTSGLRILDITDPANPVEWGHFDTTPNEEGVSFGGAWSTYPYFKSGVIPVTSIGEGLFLLKTQDLDI
- a CDS encoding beta-propeller fold lactonase family protein, encoding MINRFASQLVGAFVLASLFVVSACAQSGPAVAEPAALTVAPLRLEPAYVYICNQSSAAVSVIDSESLELVATVDLTALGFTANAKPHHIVVEPDGSFWYVTLIGANRILKFNRSNELVAQAEFETPGMLALHPTGNTLYVARSMTAVNPPKRMGVVNREDMSIEEVDVFIARPHALAVDPQGTFVFAGSMSENRFITYNIETEEIALHDIEGPIHAFVQFAFSPDGTRLVVGGELSAKFFVYDVTKTPELSVVKTMDMRMAPWHPAFTPDGRYVYIGNKMADVVTVVDMESLEIVTTIEGEGISQPDGSVVSADGRRVFVANSNLAGGHTMPMPATPATGADPQAHA